Part of the Micromonospora rhizosphaerae genome is shown below.
GGCAGCGCACGGCAGGCTGGGAGCCATGAGACTCCTGGTGCTGGGCGGAACGGGGTTTGTCGGCGGGGCCATCGTGTCGGAGGGGGTACGTCGTCGCGGCTGGTCGGTGACGGTGTTCAACCGGGGGCTGCACGGCGGCGTGCCGGCGGTCGTACACCGGTTGCGGGGTGATCGGACCGCGCCCGACGGGCTGTCGGCGTTGGCCGGCGGCGAGTGGGACCTGGTGGTGGACACCTGGGACGGCGCGCCCCGGGCGGTGCGGGACGCGGCCCGGGCGCTGGTCGGTAAGGCGCGCCATTACGTCTACGTCTCCAGCGGCTCGGTCTACGCGGAGCCGGTCGAGCCGGGCTCGGACGAGGACGCGCCGACGGTCGAGGCCGCCGCCGCCGCGGTCGACGGCGACTACGCGCAGTCGAAGGCGGGTGGGGAGCGGGCCGCCGTGGAGGTCTTCGGCGATCATGCGCTGCTGGTCCGGGCCGGGTTGATCCTCGGGCCGGGGGAGGACATCGGGCGGCTGCCCTGGTGGCTGACCCGGATCGCCCGGGGCGGCGAGGTGCTGGCACCGGGCCCGCGCGATCTGCCGCTGCAGTACGTCGACGTGCGGGACCTGGCGACCTGGCTGTTGGACCGGGGCGCGGAGGGCGTCGGCGGGGCGTACAACGTGGTGAGCCGGACCGGGCACGCGACGATGGGTGAGCTGCTCGAAACGGCGGTCGCGGTGACCGGCTCGGACGCCGTGCTGCGCTGGACGGACCCCGAGCCGATCCTCGCCGCCGGCGTCGTGCCCTGGAACGACCTGCCGATCTGGGTCCCGCTCGGCCATGAGTACCGCTGGTTGCAGGAGCGCGGCGTGGAGCGGGCGTACGCGGCCGGGCTGGTCTGCCGTCCGGTGGCCGAGACGGTCGCCGACACCTGGCGGTGGCTGCGGGAGGTGGGGCAGGTGCCGCCGCGCGCCGGCCGACCGGCGCGGGCCGCGGTGGGGCTTGACCCGGAGCGGGAGGCGGCGCTGCTGGCGGCCGTGACGGGCACCGCCGCACCGGCCTGACCCGGGCGGCGCGGTGGGTGGGAAACGGTCGCCCGAGCGTCGGGTCCGGATTGCCGTCGCGCGAGGGCCGCGTCGGGCGGGGCGATCAGGCCGGCACTACCGGCAGATCGAGCACCTCGTCCACCGATCGCCGCGGCGTCGGCCGCCCCGGCTGGCCGTACCCGATCCGCATGACCATCTGCGGCGTGCCGAAGCGGCCCAGCGACAGCCGCAGTGCCTCCCGCGCCCCCGGCACCTCGATGGGCTGGGAGATCATCGAGACGCTCAGCCCGGCGTCGGTGGCGGTGAGCAGCACCCGCTGCAGGGCCTGGCCGGCGATGATCTGGTCCATGGCGGTGTTCCCCGCCGACCCGAGTACCGCGACCAGCGGCTCCGGCTCGAAGTCCCGACCCGGCGCCCGGTTTCGCCCGCCGAAGCCGCGCTGCGGGAGCAGGTCCTGCGGCTCGCTCTGCGGGCCGCCGGCGGTGGCCGGCACCCCGTCCGGGGCGGGCTCCGAGCGGATCCACTCGGCCCGCTCGGCCACGTAGGCCGGGTCGCGCTCCAGCACCCGGTGGGCGCTGCGGGCGATCTCGGCGAGAGCGTTGACCGCGCTGTTGCCGATCAGCAGCTCCAGCCAGCACTGCTCGGCCCGGGCCGCCTCACCGAGCCGCCACCGCGCGTCCGCGGGCACCGGATCGGGCCAGAAGGGCGCGCGGTTGCTGAACCGGCGGTCGATGGCCGCGTACAGGCTCTGCTCGGTCGGGGTGGGACGGCGCGGCAGGTCCGGCACCAG
Proteins encoded:
- a CDS encoding Acg family FMN-binding oxidoreductase, with product MTIGFTVEQLRAAAIDAVRAPSLHNTQPWRFRLRDGAIELSVDPLRRLPATDPNGWGARIACGAALFNLRLALAVAGTPATVRLRPYPAEPDVVARLVPDLPRRPTPTEQSLYAAIDRRFSNRAPFWPDPVPADARWRLGEAARAEQCWLELLIGNSAVNALAEIARSAHRVLERDPAYVAERAEWIRSEPAPDGVPATAGGPQSEPQDLLPQRGFGGRNRAPGRDFEPEPLVAVLGSAGNTAMDQIIAGQALQRVLLTATDAGLSVSMISQPIEVPGAREALRLSLGRFGTPQMVMRIGYGQPGRPTPRRSVDEVLDLPVVPA
- a CDS encoding NAD-dependent epimerase/dehydratase family protein; the protein is MRLLVLGGTGFVGGAIVSEGVRRRGWSVTVFNRGLHGGVPAVVHRLRGDRTAPDGLSALAGGEWDLVVDTWDGAPRAVRDAARALVGKARHYVYVSSGSVYAEPVEPGSDEDAPTVEAAAAAVDGDYAQSKAGGERAAVEVFGDHALLVRAGLILGPGEDIGRLPWWLTRIARGGEVLAPGPRDLPLQYVDVRDLATWLLDRGAEGVGGAYNVVSRTGHATMGELLETAVAVTGSDAVLRWTDPEPILAAGVVPWNDLPIWVPLGHEYRWLQERGVERAYAAGLVCRPVAETVADTWRWLREVGQVPPRAGRPARAAVGLDPEREAALLAAVTGTAAPA